A single Anopheles arabiensis isolate DONGOLA chromosome 2, AaraD3, whole genome shotgun sequence DNA region contains:
- the LOC120896657 gene encoding modifier of mdg4-like isoform X5, giving the protein MADDEQFSLCWNNFNSNLSAGFHESLQRGDLVDVTLAAEGHLVKAHRLILSVCSPYFRKMFTQVPVNQHAFIFLKDVSHSALQDLIQFMYCGEVNVKQDALPAFISTAEALQIKGLTETGDSAPTHQSPAKEEPAAAAAVPVTTATISTATIPASPASQRAKVQRNRIQSYKLESEESGDDKVVTIQGTTSHHVSAQSNLSSQKRTMPQRGLQSHASKRTKMSISASSDGLDTSDSTPTQVQTVQTVQIVKQIPAQVIEPEYIELPIESINPKAEPDYTDETAEIETVDAETEQEQKLSEHDQGDADDDGNYVEDDTYGDMAMGKYEESYLTEGEEGAKPGVSGFVDSYTSDGGNATEISTQDQRSIRLADIDAHSSAPHMELLESIKKEDDDVIVKDEQPSAAHVSQLPLRNFNANEASSSGTAWDQLNAAKRSNSSGNSAIITCTRRKSLRMMGMEEASSVVLREKPKLDEGGGVTVSKFHELKKSNGSPAQRSRCVSCYNRNILESERLPKPKTKWVTTFCGDCPGKPFLCILCFSRIHCNSRIGIRELL; this is encoded by the exons ATGGCGGACGATGAGCAGTTCTCTCTATGTTGGAACAATTTCAATTCCAACCTTTCTGCGGGATTTCACGAATCCCTTCAGCGTGGTGACTTGGTCGACGTGACGTTGGCCGCAGAAGGTCATCTAGTTAAGGCGCATCGTCTTATTCTATCAGTATGTTCCCCGTATTTCCGGAAAATGTTCACGCAGGTCCCCGTGAACCAACATGCGTTCA TTTTCCTGAAAGACGTGAGCCATTCGGCGCTTCAAGATCTCATACAGTTTATGTACTGTGGCGAGGTGAACGTGAAGCAAGATGCCCTACCCGCCTTTATCAGTACCGCCGAAGCATTGCAAATTAAAGGGCTAACAGAAACG GGCGACAGTGCACCGACACATCAATCGCCTGCCAAAGaagaaccagcagcagcagcagcagtcccaGTGACTACGGCAACAAtttccaccgccaccatccCTGCGTCCCCTGCGTCACAGCGAGCAAAGGTTCAGCGTAACCGCATTCAATCGTACAAATTAGAATCGGAAGAGAGCGGAGACGACAAAGTAGTAACCATCCAAGGCACCACCTCTCACCATGTATCGGCACAGTCAAATCTCAGCTCGCAAAAACGTACCATGCCACAGCGCGGTCTCCAAAGCCACGCTAGCAAGCGAACGAAAATGTCCATCAGTGCCAGCAGCGACGGATTGGATACATCGGACTCGACGCCAACACAGGTGCAAACCGTGCAGACGGTGCAAATAGTGAAGCAAATTCCCGCGCAAGTGATCGAACCGGAATACATTGAGCTCCCGATCGAATCGATAAATCCCAAGGCTGAACCGGACTACACTGATGAGACGGCCGAGATCGAAACGGTGGACGCTGAAACGGAACAGGAACAGAAGCTCTCGGAACACGACCAAGGTGATGCCGACGATGATGGAAACTACGTGGAAGACGACACTTACGGTGACATGGCCATGGGCAAGTACGAAGAATCCTACTTGACGGAGGGCGAGGAAGGAGCGAAACCAGGCGTATCCGGATTCGTGGACTCGTACACATCGGACGGCGGAAATGCTACGGAAATTTCGACACAAG ATCAAAGATCCATCCGGCTCGCCGATATAGATGCGCACAGTTCTGCTCCTCACATGGAATTATTAGAAAGTATCAAGAAGGAAGACGATGATGTGATAGTCAAAGACGAACAGCCAAGCGCCGCTCACGTCTCTCAGTTACCTTTACGAAATTTTAATGCCAACGAGGCCAGTTCTTCCGGAACGGCGTGGGATCAGCTAAATGCGGCCAAACGTAGTAATAGTAGTGGCAATTCGGCCATTATCACTTGTACACGTAGAAAAAGTCTGAGGATGATGGGAATGGAGGAAGCATCATCGGTTGTTTTACGAGAAAAACCGAAACTGGACGAAGGCGGCGGCGTAACTGTGAGCAAGTTTCATGAGCTGAAGAAGAGCAACGGATCTCCGGCACAACGTAGCAGATGCGTGTCGTGTTACAATAGAAACATTCTGGAATCGGAGAGGCTGCCAAAACCGAAAACCAAATGGGTTACCACGTTTTGTGGGGATTGTCCAGGAAAGCCGTTTTTGTGTATTCTCTGCTTCAGTAGAATACATTGCAACAGTCGAATAGGAATCAGAGAGTTGTTATAG